The Pithys albifrons albifrons isolate INPA30051 chromosome 6, PitAlb_v1, whole genome shotgun sequence region ACTTGTGTCACTGTGGCCTCTGTCAGCACAGTGACCAAGAGGGAGCTCCACATGTCTGGTACTGCAGAGCAATGTTCTGCTTTCTGATTTCTTAAAGGGATATTTAGAATCAAAAACTTTATTACTGTTTTAGAGCACATGTTGcctctttaaatattttcctctttattaaaagcctgctcctttcctttggttttggttggggttttttgtttggtttttttttctgcaagttctttcatttttcatttcttaaacCTCGCATTCAGCAACTATCTTGGCTTTTAATGAAGGGAATTTTTCTGCATCCAGCAAACTGTAAACTATGTCACTTGGATACAGCAAAAGCTGAAATTCCACAGATTTACATAAAGTCGTACACTGTGTTGGGGAGAACGTGTGCTGGTCATTCTTTGATTTTTGTATCTTGTATTAGCATTTGTAGGCActtacaaaagagaaaaatataaagaaaagctatataaagagaaaagaagaaagaaaagaaagaaaaagaaagaaaaataaaaagagagaaagaaaagaaaaagaaaggaagaaagaaaggaagaaaggaagagaaaggaaagaaagaaaggaaagaaagaaagagagagagaaagaaagagagaaagagagaaagagaaagaaagaaagaaagaaagaaagaaagaaagaaagaaagaaagaaagaaagaaagaaagaaagaaagaaagaaagaaagaaagaaagaaagaaagaaagaaagaaagaaagaaagaaagaaagaaagaaagaaagaaaagctgctgagATGAACGTAAAATatgaccttttctttttaaaagtttgtgCTGTCCGTCTTGTTTAGCACCAGTGCTGCTCACCCTTTCCCTTCAAGACGCTTCGGAGTTGTTAAGCATCTAGGGGTGATAATTTGACTTTCAGCTAAACCGGAGGGCTGCAGCAGACAGCAGTAGGTGGTGATGTAATAGGTACCAACGCACATGGATATATAAATATCGTGGCCAGGGCTAAAGCGCTATGGCTGAGCAGCTATAGAAGAAGATCAGACAAGACTCCTGGAGTTGAGATCAAGTTCAGAAGCTCTTGCTCTCGGGATTTCCTCTCCATGCAGCCAGCCCAGGGAAACCGCAGATCCTCGGGGGACTGAGCACTACGCTCCCTGTCTCCCCgctttgctttttggtttttcttttcttttttttttttccctttttgttggCCTTCTtcgttttttcttttttttttttccctccccgTCTTTGAGACCTCAGTATAaagtgggagctgggagggcgAGCGCATTTTCGGAGCGAGCGGCCCGTCCCTAAGCGAGCAGGGGATGCCTCTGCCCGCGGCGTTGCTGCCGgcgctgctgctggggctgctgtggccGGGGGCGGTGCGAGGCCGCTCGGCTCCGGGTCGCCtccccgccgggccccgccAGCGCCGCTGGGACGCGGCTCTTTTCGCCCGCTCCGTCGCTCGCCTGCCCGCCGAGCGCCGCGATGCCGCCCGCGACGGCGACTACCTCCTGGGCATCAAACGCCTGCGGCGCCTCTACTGCAACGTGGGCATCGGCTTCCACATCCAGGTGCTGCCCGACGGCCGCATCGATGGTGTTCACAGCGAGAACCGATACAGTAAGCCGGCCGTGGCGGGCAGGTGAGACGCGCCGCGCCCGCGGAGTGGCCGAAGGGCTGATCCGCGGGTGCGGAGCGACTCAGCCGCCCCGGAGAGTGGTGTATCCCGAGGGGAGGGTGGTGTGTCCCGAGGGGAGGGTGGTGTGTCCCGAGGGGAGGATGGTGTGTCCCGATGGGAGAGTGGTGTGTCCCGAGGGGAGGGTGGTGGGTGCGTGGCAGAGCTCTGGTTGCCCTGAAAAATGCCGCCACCCCCGGCACGGCGGGGCTGCGGGCAGCGCGGGCAGCGCGGCGGCGGCCGAACCCACCGGGCGCTTCGGTGGCACCCACCGGCGCTGCCTTGTCCCCTCGTCGCCGTCAGGCATCAGGTGTCGGAGCTGCCTCAACATCTGGCGGATCGGCGGGGCCGTGGGCCGCCCGCTCTGATCAGGGCTCTCCCCCAAAACTTGGAAAGCATCTGCTGGGGACTTAACCCTGTGGCCCCATGGCTCTGCTATCCAACTGAAACAATAAGATCTGCGAGGGGAGGGGGATGTAAGCTGCGCGATGACAAATGTTTCATTTGCCCTAAGCAAGCTCTGGCTTATTTTAACCTTGTCTACACAAGAGAATGCCTGGGGGCCAAATAAAAATAGATACTCAGCTAAAAGAAGAGAGGTCCCAGCGTGGGGCAGAGGGCAGCACGTGGAAGGTATGAGGCTCTGTGGCcacccacagcagtgctggggcatgGGGAGATGAGTGCAGCACTGGCACCAAACACTCCACAGTGTACTTCTTTGTCCCCCTGATTCCTGTGTCTCCTCTATAGGTCTGCTGGAAATTTCTCCCGTGGAAAGAGGAGTGGTGAGCATATTTGGTGTTAGAAGTGGACTCTTCGTGGCCATGAATAGTAAAGGCAAACTCTATGGATCTGTAAGTAGGCACCAAGTGtgtgcctggggaggggacagtTGGGCTAGATGTGTGCATGGTGCTAAAAGCTGCCCAAGCCCCATCCTTGCCCCTCCTGGGTCAGAGCTGCCCTGCCAACAGAAGGTGTCTTGCCCAGTTGTGCTGCTTAGTGAGATTTTGAAGGGAAACCCACTTTTTTTTGCATGACACTTCCTTGATTCCCACATAAAAACTGCAGTCATCCAATTGTGGCTACCCATCTTTCCTGCCACACAGACCAACAGAGGAGTGATTTGTGTCGCAGCACCACAAGGTAGCCTCAGTCCATTCACTTCGATATTTAAGTGCAAACAGCCTTAAGCAGGTGTGGCGGTTGCTCACTCCATCTCTCAAGAGGGCACTTGAACTTGTGGTCAGCCAGGCCCCCACAAGTGACCCTTTATGATGTGATGAATCAGTGACTCTCACATACCTATTGATCCCACTTTGCTAATGCTTGCGAATGGAGAGTCAGTTCCCATGACAGTTCAGCATCCTTAGGGTTTGATCTTCTATTTATAAGAAGGAAGATCTATTAGGAGACAACACAGATCTTTATTTACATTGAATCTTTGGAAAAGGTAGAGATCTCTTAGAAATTATACTTGAGCTGGACAATAACAGGGAATATCCTTGCCCATGCTGAGGCCATTTCTGTATAAGTTACTGTGATCAGCATAATTCAAACTCACATTCCTGGGTCTCCATCCTTGCCCGTGAGTTTTCTATGTCATGTTTCCAAAGTATGCTTTGAAGAACCTTGGGCTGAGGAAGAGCCAAACTATGTCAGAGATAACTAGGGCATGAAGACATGAAGCATCCAGAATTCTTTTTTGGGGCATCAGTCCTGTTACAGAGGATTTTAACTTATATAAAAGCCAGACAGAATCAGTCATCAAAGTGCAAGAACTTCTGTTGCATCATTTCTTAGGGATACTCCTGCTTTGGTTTCCTGGATAATCTCCAGTCCAGTGATCAGCTTGGCAGGCTGAGACCTCTCTTGCAAACCCCTTGGCTTTTGCCCAATAGGAAGAGATGAGTTCATTTGTTCCTCTCCAGATAACACACTTGTAACACCTGTTCCCCTTTGCACTCGCAAACGAAACCTCATCACTGAAAGTTGCAGGTCTGTTTTCCTGAGTCATTAACACAAGTtatccaaaccttcccttcaaTTTTAAACCTAAAGAAGcaaaaaatacagtttgctCTGAGTGTCTTTaaaatgcctctttttttctgaagctaCATGAGAAAGTGCTTGTCTAATTCAGACTTTTCTGAAGCCTCTCAGGCAATTTCTTGCTGGTGGGACAACCACTGAGCAATTAGATGAGCAGGGCTGCAGAACCGGGCTTAGGCCTTGGTCACCTCACCTCAGCTCTGTTAACCCCTGTGCCTCCCACAACAGACAGAGCTTTTGGTGTCCTTCCCACCTCTAGGTGTACGTGCTgggcctgggcacagcacccctAATGACCCTCTGACTCCTGAGTCCTGTTTGAAGCTTCAGAGACCACTTCAAAAGACTCCTAAGAGGGGGGGGCTCACCTGCAGATATTCCCACAGCACGCCTTCTCCACCTggtaggaaaaatatttccacatgTGATGTTTAAAATTCCTTCCCCCTcactctttccttttcatttcagaCCCATTTCAATGACGAGTGCAAATTCAAAGAGATTCTTCTGCCAAACAACTACAATGCTTACGAATCCAGGATTTATCCCGGGATGTATATAGCCCTGAGCAAAAATGGAAGAACAAAGAAAGGCAATAAAGTGTCTCCCACAATGACAGTGACACATTTTCTTCCTAGAATCTGAGACCTCTCCCTTCAGACCTACCTCAGCACAGGGGAAGATGCAGAACACGTTCGGGGTTAAAAACATGGTGCACTTTTACTGGAGAGTTTTATGCAAGAGTAGGTGTAAGATATTTAAGTTAATTATTTAAATCTGTATATATAGTCACAAAATTTATTTATAGTTCtgattttgttgggttttttttaaatttctgaaaacaaagcgAACCTCCAACCCAAGgtcttttttcatttcatggtGCAACTAGTAGAAGCCTTCTGCTTTGTGGTTTATTTAATTCATTTCTAAGTTATCACAGGTGTGCTGCTACTCTGTGCCCTACGCCAGGTGACATCCAATTCCTCTCTTACAACGTTTTGCACTGTTTGTGTGTTGCACAATGTCTGTTGTTGTACCTGTGTATTTGTCCGTGTGTTTGTTATGGTGGCTTTGTTCTCCTCCTCGTGTTTTCCAACCctcccatgactcccagagaAGCTCTTGGCCTCCAGCAAGGAGCGGTGGCAGAGTGGGATGCCAGTGTGGAGCCACACACAATGCCTGACCCCCTTTGTGCCACGTTGCTCTTTAATTGGAGTGAGATCGGTTTACAGCGGTGTGGTGCTGGGGAGCTGCCCCACAAATCTGTTTTTAGATCTGCCAGCACTGAACTCTGAACTTTGCTGCAGTCCTTCTCAGTGGAGAGGCTGAAACACCTCTGGCAGCTTCGAAGGATTGGGGTTGGGTTTATCTATTTAGACAAACAGGAGCAGAGCATCTTTTTTGGCCCTTAATGGAAGTTTATATTTGATACAATTGCTTGGCATGAGGCTGAAAAACAATGTATATTGTAGATCTACAGTGAACCACTTTGACTTTATTCAAATCAAATTCCCTTTCTTATTTGGAGACTACCTTCAATTTTCAAAGTAACACTCCTaagtttttaaaaggcaaaagaatTTTCTGGTTTGTAGCAAACACAAGCTCCACAGAGAG contains the following coding sequences:
- the FGF4 gene encoding fibroblast growth factor 4 codes for the protein MPLPAALLPALLLGLLWPGAVRGRSAPGRLPAGPRQRRWDAALFARSVARLPAERRDAARDGDYLLGIKRLRRLYCNVGIGFHIQVLPDGRIDGVHSENRYSLLEISPVERGVVSIFGVRSGLFVAMNSKGKLYGSTHFNDECKFKEILLPNNYNAYESRIYPGMYIALSKNGRTKKGNKVSPTMTVTHFLPRI